A DNA window from Anastrepha ludens isolate Willacy chromosome 6, idAnaLude1.1, whole genome shotgun sequence contains the following coding sequences:
- the LOC128866905 gene encoding cleavage and polyadenylation specificity factor subunit 4, whose protein sequence is MEILLANVSNIDFKIEKDLVEQIGAIALPFFGMDKSMAAVCQFVSSQNGIECEKGSSCPFRHIRGDRTIVCKHWLRGLCKKGDQCEFLHEYDMKKMPECYFYSRFNACHNKECPFLHIDPESKVKDCPWYDRGFCRHGPHCRHRHVRRVLCSNYLAGFCSNGWSCKFMHPRFELPPISDMTKELLLKKVPTCHFCGELGHKASACKKNPDANEANENRFKYGSFQKPSQNFSFKENSEIKNNADHVSSSNNFTKVPKPLDEITCYKCGNKGHYANKCPKGHLAFLSNQRSHK, encoded by the exons atggaaattttactAGCAAATGTTAgtaatattgattttaaaatcgaGAAGGATTTAGTTGAACAAATTGGCGCTattgctttgccatttttcGGGATGGACA aatcAATGGCTGCCGTTTGTCAGTTCGTAAGCTCTCAAAATGGAATTGAGTGTGAAAAGGGTTCATCTTGCCCGTTTCGTCATATTAGAGGAGACAGAACTATTGTATGCAAACATTGGCTTCGCGGACTATGTAAAAAAGGAGACCAATGTGAGTTCTTACACGAATATGACATGAAAAAAATGCCAGAATGCTACTTCTATTCGCGTTTCAATGCTTGTCATAATAAAGAATGCCCCTTCCTGCATATTGATCCCGAAAGTAAAGTAAAAGATTGCCCCTGGTACGACCGAGGGTTTTGCAGGCATGGACCCCATTGCAGACATCGTCACGTACGTCGCGTGCTTTGTAGTAATTACTTAGCTGGATTTTGTTCTAATGGCTGGAGTTGTAAATTTATGCATCCTCGTTTTGAACTACCTCCGATTTCTGACATGACTAAAGAATTGCTTCTGAAAAAAGTGCCTACGTGTCATTTTTGTGGTGAATTGGGTCACAAGGCTTCGGCGTGTAAAAAGAATCCTGATGCTAACGAAGCCAATGAAAATCGATTCAAATATGGCAGTTTTCAAAAACCCAGTCAAAACTTTAGCTTTAAGGAAAACTCTGAGATTAAAAATAATGCTGACCATGTGTCGTCCAGTAATAACTTTACCAAGGTACCGAAGCCGTTAGATGAAATAACTTGCTATAAATGTGGAAACAAGGGGCACTATGCCAACAAATGCCCTAAAGGTCATTTAGCGTTTTTATCAAATCAAAGAagtcacaaataa